The DNA window TGTCGGATTTTGGATTGAGTGGCGTTGCTGAATGCAGGGGAGCGGATGGATTGCTCCACACGACGTGCGGCACCCCTGCCTACGTGGCGCCAGAGATCATCGGGAGGAGCGGGTACGATGGGGCGGGCGTGGATGTGTGGTCGTGCGGGGTGGTGCTTTTCGTGCTCTTGGCCGGGTATCTCCCGTTCCACGACACGAATGTGATGGAGATGTATAGGAAGATCAGCAGGGGAGAGTATAGGTTTCCTAGCTGGTTTTCACCTAAACTCAAGAAGCTCATTTCAAGAATGTTGGATCCGAATCCAAGTAGTAGAATTTCCATTGCTAAGATCAAGGGCAGTTCATGGTTCAAGGCGGGGAAGGAGGGCGAACCGGTCAAGGTCACGTCGGATGGGGACGAGGCGAGGCGCCTTTTGAAGATGAACGCGTTCGACATCATATCCTTGTCGGATGGACTCGATCTGTCGAAGTTGTTTGAGACGGAGTCTTGCTTGGACAAGGGATGCCGGATCATGTCGCGCAAGCCCGTGGCCGTCATCGTATCGAGGCTCGAGAGGGGGGCGAGGGCTGCGAAGATGAGGGTGAGTAAGAAGGACGGGGGCTTGATCGAACTCGAGAGCCGAGACGGGGTTTTGGCGATTGAAGCGGAGATCTCCGTGGTCACTCCGGTTCTCCACTTGGTGGAGGTGAGGAGAAGATATGGAGaggcggcggagtacgagaaggtGTTGAACGAGGTTATAAGGCCTCGGCTTGTTGACAAAGCACCATCGTCTCTGCTCAGACATCAACACTCTCTATCACCCAGTTCTGGGGCTCGGCTCTAGATCTTGGCATTTTATTCAGTGACAAATCCTTCGAGTATATCGCAgttttgtagtagtagtagtagtagtagagtGCTATTAGCCAACGATGAAACAAAGTTTTGTTGGTCCTCTTAAAAAATAGGTTAGCTATATAGCCTCAAATAATATAAGTACTTAGATTGCGGAATAATGGTAATAAAGAATTACAAACCAAAACAAACACAACTATATTCAAAATCccaaattcattttcattttctcgTTCTCGTTCTCGTTCTCGTTCTCAAATCAACTATATACACTCTTTCAATAATCACTGATTTTAATTTCCAAACTCGGTTGTTGAAtaccaaaaaaagaatataaaacgaaaaaaaaaaaacacttataTTCAAACAACAAACAAATAGTATGACGAAACTACCCCTCCAACCGCCGTGGGCCGAATGGGAAACTAATTGCTGCCGGAAACTTCCACCTCCGGCCGCCGCAGAATCACCGGTCTAATCTTCTCATTCCACAATCCGGCGAAAGCGGTGGCGTCTCCGGCCTTCCGtttcacctccaccaccacaaaCCGGTCTGTTAACCGGTAAACCTCTAGCGAGACTACGAAATCACCATTTTGCCCCTCGAGCTCCACCCCGCACTCCTTGGTCTTCCTCAGCTGCAGGCCGCCGCTCTCCGCCttcaccacctcctccaccttCTCCAGCACACTCTCCGGCTGCTCCTCCGCCATGAGACGGTCGACGTCCTCCGCGGCTGCGAATTTCGCGTCGAACAGTCCGGAGAGATCGAGTCCCCGGGAGAAGGAGATGATGTCAAACGCGTTCAGATCCTGCGTTTTCCTCTCTTCAGGATTTGTCAAATTGGTGATGCTCTCCGATTTCACCTCCGAATAACCGTTTTTAAACCACGGATCGAGCTTGATTTCATCGATTGAGATTCTGATTTCGGGATTCGTGTCGAGCAATCGACAGAAGAATCGTTTCAGATCCGGCGAAATCCACTTAGGGCACCGGAATTCGCCTTTGTAGATCTTCTTATACATATTCATCAAATTCGGATCGTTAAACGGCAAGTAACCTGCGGTGAGGACGAACAAAACGACGCCGCACGACCACACATCCACCTTCGCGCCGTCGTAGCCTCTCTTCGCGAGGATCTCCGGCGCCACGTACGCAGGCGTGCCGCAGAGCGTGTGCAGTAATCCGTCGGATCGCACGTGATCGGAAAGCGCGCTCAAACCGAAATCGGAAACCTTCAAATCGCAATTCTCATCGAGTAACAAATTCTCCGGCTTCAGATCGCGGTGGTAGACGCCCCTGGAATGGCAGTAGCTCACGGCGGAGATGAGCTGCTGGAAATACTTCCTCGCCAGATCCTCGGCGAATCTGCCCTTGGCGACCTTCGCGAAGAGCTCACCGCCTTTGACGAACTCCAAAACGAAGAAAATCTTCCTCTTCGTCGCGAGCACCTCGAGCAGCTTCACGATGTTCGGATGCCTGAGGCGGCTCATGATCGAGATCTCGCGCTTGATGTTGTTCATCAGCGTCGAGCTGTTGTTCAGCCGGCTCTTGTTGATCACCTTGATCGCGACGCTGCGGCCGGTTGCGACGTCGCGCGCGTGGTAGACTTTGGCGAAGGCGCCgcagccgagaagcttgccgaccTCATATTTGTTGAACAGAGCGTTCTCCGGCGACAGAGCCATTGTCGAGGCGGCGCGAGCGGAGCTTGACGCCCCGTGGATCTCCGACATCGACGGTGGAATCTGGACGATTTTGAGAGAATGATTGTTGAAGAATTGGGGGAATTGAAGCTGCGGGGAATTTGAAAATGGaggttttttttgttgaaaaagAGCTAGTTATTTGTTAAGAGAGTGATTTGAGACTAATCAAAAGAATTTGAAGCCCTATTTCTAGATTTTAGATTTTGAATTAATGGTCCATAATAATttggattaattaattattatgatTTCTTTACTTGTGTGGTAGGGGGTGACTGGTGAGGTTTGTGTTAGTATTTcaaatcttgaaaaggtgggAAACGgtagaaaattttaataatgtatttttactgtgtttattttaattttttaaaaatgattgaTGAAATTGTAATACTGTTCTTGAAAATGGATGAATGTTATTCGGTagataaatactagtactactataaataatagtagtagtaggaAAAAAATAGAGCTACATGTGATTGAGAAAACACTAGTAATTTTTGTAATTATATTGGGAAGATCTACAGTGTAGTAGTACTTGTTTCATCTCACAAAATGTGTTATTAGAGTGTTAATAGATAAgttaggatcatcaccaagttgATGTGGGATAAGATTTAAGAGCTTGTGAGTCAGGAATGATACATCGGatttccatcacgtgggtaggcaagagaagagttAAAGAGatatgacacatcggacttccatcacgtgggtaggcaagagaagagttAAAGAGATAAAATTCATCATCGACTTgagcccgctctgataccatattagaaatgagtcactcgcCTCTTAAAAGGCTTATAAGGGTGAgagttatccatacttatatagacCAGCTAGGATCATCATTAAGTCGATGTGAGATAAAATGTgaattgagaaataaaataatggattactattttttatgaaattataatAAAACTTAGTGTGCGCTGATTTTAGAAACTCTGAAATGACAAAAAATGTGTATTACTCCATTTTATTACTATCTTTAACTTTGTGTTGATCTTTGAAACATACTATAACTTAGTTTAGTATGAAATTACAAAATAGATGcatcatatattaattaatatgacGATGATATCACAAACTTTGGTAATACATCCATTTTAATTATTACATTAgtttagattttaaattttgaggATTGCGACAAATCTATATTCATGGAGGAATGATATTCTACATATcttatgtgagcaccactcTCGTTTGACGTAGATTTAATATTGTTCGTTcggatttatatatttattttgattctaatacattaaaaaatattatttaagtttttaatttcacaaaattcataaaaatcaaatctcGATTTGCtcattttctctataatttcaaataaattaataaacgaGCAAATcgagttttgatttttatgaattttgtgaaattaaaaacttcaataacatttttaatgtattagaatccaACTAAATATATGAATCAAAatgaataatattaaatatacgTCAAACGAGAATGATGTTCCTGCTGTATAGCATATATAAAGCCGGTTTAACTCGAACGGACAAATGGATTCTTAATTCGGAATGTCGCACGTAGCAACCCCACACGTGTACAGTATTAGAAGATTCTTAGCTAACGTGTCTGAATTTTAAATTtcgttatttattttttatgcccttttgaattttgaaggaattagttttaatttgagGGCGGCTGTCGGCGGACGGCAATGGTCGGCGCTTTGGTCAAATAATCACACATTTTTAATctattagtagtattttattttccttcgTTTGAAAATGTTTAAAGAGTATTAATTTCGTTAAGCGGCAGCATGTAGC is part of the Salvia splendens isolate huo1 chromosome 22, SspV2, whole genome shotgun sequence genome and encodes:
- the LOC121787348 gene encoding CBL-interacting protein kinase 2-like — its product is MDHKGTIVMQKYELGRLLGQGSFAKVYHARCVETGQSVAIKVVDKAKVRKAGIMDHIEREISVMRRVRHPNVVHLYEVMATKSKIYFVMEYARGGELFRKVEANGRLPEDVGRKYFVQLIDAVEFCHGRGVCHRDLKPENILLDEDGGIKVSDFGLSGVAECRGADGLLHTTCGTPAYVAPEIIGRSGYDGAGVDVWSCGVVLFVLLAGYLPFHDTNVMEMYRKISRGEYRFPSWFSPKLKKLISRMLDPNPSSRISIAKIKGSSWFKAGKEGEPVKVTSDGDEARRLLKMNAFDIISLSDGLDLSKLFETESCLDKGCRIMSRKPVAVIVSRLERGARAAKMRVSKKDGGLIELESRDGVLAIEAEISVVTPVLHLVEVRRRYGEAAEYEKVLNEVIRPRLVDKAPSSLLRHQHSLSPSSGARL
- the LOC121787347 gene encoding CBL-interacting serine/threonine-protein kinase 11-like, whose product is MSEIHGASSSARAASTMALSPENALFNKYEVGKLLGCGAFAKVYHARDVATGRSVAIKVINKSRLNNSSTLMNNIKREISIMSRLRHPNIVKLLEVLATKRKIFFVLEFVKGGELFAKVAKGRFAEDLARKYFQQLISAVSYCHSRGVYHRDLKPENLLLDENCDLKVSDFGLSALSDHVRSDGLLHTLCGTPAYVAPEILAKRGYDGAKVDVWSCGVVLFVLTAGYLPFNDPNLMNMYKKIYKGEFRCPKWISPDLKRFFCRLLDTNPEIRISIDEIKLDPWFKNGYSEVKSESITNLTNPEERKTQDLNAFDIISFSRGLDLSGLFDAKFAAAEDVDRLMAEEQPESVLEKVEEVVKAESGGLQLRKTKECGVELEGQNGDFVVSLEVYRLTDRFVVVEVKRKAGDATAFAGLWNEKIRPVILRRPEVEVSGSN